One region of Armigeres subalbatus isolate Guangzhou_Male chromosome 3, GZ_Asu_2, whole genome shotgun sequence genomic DNA includes:
- the LOC134222503 gene encoding uncharacterized protein LOC134222503 translates to MFSDNGTNFVGTKNKLKDLLNLINDTQHQAAVANYCTNEGIRWHFSPPRAPHFGGLWEAAVKSAKYHLLRVVGEDAMSPEDFQTLLAQVEACLNSRPITPLSDDPNDLEPLTPGHFLIGSSLQDLPEPDWKAIPTNRLDLFQRLQQKLHQFWERWRREYLCQLQGRTKRKNEPKQVSQNTSTAAAKKITSPSTGINDRKREPVVKRHQVFERKRACLQLALRTMAQNREMARSILDPI, encoded by the exons ATGTTTAGTGACAATGGCACTAACTTTGTCGGGACAAAGAACAAACTGAAGGATTTATTGAATCTAATCAACGATACCCAACACCAAGCTGCAGTGGCTAACTATTGCACGAATGAAGGCATCCGATGGCATTTTAGTCCGCCAAGGGCTCCCCATTTTGGCGGACTATGGGAAGCAGCTGTTAAGTCTGCAAAATATCACCTTTTGAGAGTCGTCGGAGAAGATGCAATGTCCCCAGAAGATTTCCAAACTTTGTTGGCTCAAGTTGAGGCATGTCTTAATTCTCGGCCGATCACACCTCTATCCGATGACCCCAACGACCTGGAACCTTTAACACCTGGCCATTTCCTGATAGGGTCGTCACTGCAAGATCTGCCTGAGCCTGACTGGAAGGCTATACCAACAAACAGACTGGATCTTTTCCAAAGGTTACAGCAGAAGCTTCACCAGTTTTGGGAACGATGGCGCAGAGAGTACCTGTGCCAGCTGCAAGGGCGAACGAAAAG GAAAAACGAGCCGAAGCAAGTTTCTCAGAACACttccactgcagcagcgaagaagattacgagcccctctactggcatcaatgATCGTAAGCGAGAACCTGTCGTCAAACGCCACCAAGTTTtcgagagaaaacgcgcgt gtctccagttagccttgcgaacaatgGCGCAGAATCGGGAGATGGCtagatcgattctcgatccgatctag
- the LOC134222504 gene encoding uncharacterized protein LOC134222504: MVARFWSCEEIESPKAYSPDQARCEHLYMNTVQRDTNGRYTVSLLKDGDEIKKLGESRDIALRRLQGTERRLAKDARLREQYTAFMDEYLALGHMHRVDDSHDAVKRCYLPHHPVVKEESTTTKLRVVFDASCKTSTGISLNDTLHVGPVIQEDLRSIIVRCRTRQVMLVSDIEKMFRQINVLPEDRHLQCILWRQHSSQNVVTYELDTVTYGTKSAPFLATRTLHQLVADEGQRFPFAAKAILEDTYMDDVITGADTIEEATDLRTQLVEMLQRGGFHLRKWASNEEATLQGISQQELQFQLQFLAQLGLN, translated from the coding sequence ATGGTGGCTCGATTTTGGTCCTGCGAGGAAATCGAGTCACCAAAAGCATATTCTCCAGATCAAGCCCGTTGTGAACATCTTTATATGAACACAGTTCAACGTGACACAAACGGTCGATATACTGTATCCCTTTTGAAGGATGGAGACGAAATCAAAAAATTAGGCGAGTCTCGTGACATCGCACTTCGACGTCTCCAAGGTACAGAGCGACGACTGGCAAAGGATGCCAGATTACGGGAGCAGTATACAGCATTCATGGATGAATATCTGGCATTAGGGCACATGCACCGAGTAGACGATTCTCACGATGCGGTAAAACGATGCTATTTACCGCACCATCCGGTGGTAAAGGAGGAAAGTACCACCACAAAACTTCGAGTCGTATTCGACGCATCTTGTAAGACGTCTACAGGGATATCACTGAACGATACCTTGCATGTTGGGCCCGTTATACAAGAAGACCTACGATCTATCATTGTACGCTGCAGAACAAGGCAAGTTATGCTGGTGTCTGACATCGAAAAAATGTTTAGGCAAATCAACGTTTTACCAGAAGACAGGCACCTGCAGTGTATACTATGGCGACAGCATTCTTCCCAGAATGTTGTGACGTACGAACTTGACACAGTGACGTACGGAACAAAATCAGCACCGTTTTTGGCCACAAGAACGTTGCATCAGCTGGTGGCGGATGAGGGACAACGTTTTCCATTCGCAGCGAAGGCTATTCTCGAAGATACATATATGGATGACGTAATTACAGGCGCTGATACTATTGAAGAGGCGACAGATCTGCGAACACAGCTCGTGGAGATGCTACAACGCGGAGGATTCCACCTACGAAAGTGGGCTTCAAACGAAGAAGCGACATTGCAAGGCATTTCTCAACAAGAACTTCAATTCCAGCTGCAATTCCTAGCTCAACTGGGATTGAATTAG
- the LOC134222505 gene encoding uncharacterized protein LOC134222505, with product MTKLGEYQSSFNDIWEFMEDVPADAVAFDMSIRIDRLDVLREKIENTIIEVKSHSSYSEEKYPIDSRRKDFSVRFYKMKAFLMDQLKQLQEPTPILDRSFHAGESSIGGSLDHARLPQIRLQVFNGDINEWLSFRDLFTSLIHWRTDLPEIEKFHYLKGCLQGEPKGLIDPIQITKTNYQVAWNLLVERYSNSKQLKKRQVQILFDLPVLARESVADLHRLVDSFQRAVQTLDQIIQPGDYKDLLLINLLISRLDPTTRRGWEEFSSSKDQETLKDLTGFLQRRIGVLEALPPRQVDTGDAKACSFNVNAETKSNRSEN from the coding sequence ATGACCAAGTTGGGAGAGTACCAAAGTTCTTTCAACGACATTTGGGAATTCATGGAAGACGTTCCAGCCGACGCCGTAGCTTTCGACATGTCCATCCGGATAGATCGATTAGACGTACTGAGGGAGAAGATAGAGAACACTATTATCGAAGTGAAGTCACACTCCAGCTACAGCGAAGAAAAATACCCCATTGATAGCAGAAGGAAGGATTTCAGCGTGCGCTTCTACAAGATGAAGGCCTTCCTCATGGATCAGTTGAAGCAACTACAGGAGCCTACACCTATATTAGATCGGTCATTTCATGCTGGAGAATCGTCGATAGGGGGTAGTTTAGATCACGCTCGCTTACCGCAGATTAGGTTACAGGTTTTCAATGGAGACATTAATGAATGGCTCAGTTTTCGCGATCTGTTCACCTCACTAATTCACTGGAGAACAGATttgcctgaaatagaaaaatttcattatttgaagGGTTGTCTCCAGGGTGAACCAAAGGGCTTAATAGATCCGATCCAAATTACTAAGACCAATTACCAGGTTGCCTGGAACCTGTTAGTTGAGCGGTACAGCAATAGCAAACAGCTGAAAAAACGGCAGGTGCAGATTCTTTTCGATCTACCTGTTCTTGCTAGGGAGTCAGTTGCTGATTTACACAGACTCGTCGACAGTTTCCAGAGGGCTGTGCAAACACTCGATCAGATAATTCAACCAGGAGATTATAAGGATCTTCTTCTGATCAACCTGCTAATTTCGCGTCTGGATCCTACAACAAGGCGAGGTTGGGAGGAATTTTCATCGAGCAAGGACCAAGAGACACTTAAGGATCTGACTGGGTTTCTTCAGCGACGCATCGGAGTACTGGAAGCATTACCACCACGACAAGTGGATACAGGGGATGCAAAGGCATGCAGTTTCAACGTCAACGCAGAAACCAAAAGCAACCGCAGTGAAAACTAG